A portion of the Trachemys scripta elegans isolate TJP31775 chromosome 9, CAS_Tse_1.0, whole genome shotgun sequence genome contains these proteins:
- the MTM1 gene encoding myotubularin, giving the protein MASSSSPKYNSNSLESSSIKRTPKDGTKWEQNEEIPHLPGETSVTDKEVIYVCPFNGAVKGRLYVTNYRLYLRSVELDPVVILDVPLGVIARIEKMGGASSRGENSYGLDITCKDMRNLRFALKQEGHSRRDIFEILTKHAFPQSHNLPFFAFVNEEKFAENGWMVYNPMPEYRRQGLPNEQWRVTFINEHYGLCDTYPSLLVVPYNATDDDLKKVAAFRSRNRIPVLSWIHPENQAVVMRSSQPLVGMSGKRNKDDEKYLDIIRDANGQISKLTIYDARPSVNAVANKATGGGYEGDDAYPNAELFFLDIHNIHVMRESLKKLKDIVYPNVEESHWLSSLESTHWLEHIKLVLTGAIQVADKVSSGKSSVLVHCSDGWDRTAQLTSLAMLMLDSYYRTIVGFEVLVQKEWISFGHKFASRIGHGDKNHADADRSPIFLQFVDCVWQMSKQFPTAFEFNEQFLITILDHLYSCRFGTFLYNCESVREKEKVTERTLSLWSLINSEKAKYTNPFYNKELNRALYPVASMRHLELWVNYYIRWNPRIRQQQPNPVEQRYMELLALRDDYMRRLEELQITNNSKISNSSTSSASPSQMMSHVQTHF; this is encoded by the exons ATGGCCTCATCATCCTCACCTAAATATAATTCAAACTCCTTGGAGAGCTCGTCAATTAAAAGG ACCCCAAAAGATGGAACTAAATGGGAACAAAATGAGGAAATACCTCATCTACCAGGAGAAACTAGCGTCACAG ACAAGGAAGTTATCTACGTATGTCCATTTAATGGTGCTGTTAAAGGAAGACTGTATGTTACAAACTACAGATTATACTTAAGAAGTGTGGAACTA GATCCAGTTGTGATATTGGATGTTCCTCTGGGTGTAATTGCAAGGATTGAGAAAATGGGGGGAGCTTCAAGTAGAGGAGAAAATTCCTATGGACTAGATATTACTTGTAAA GATATGAGAAATCTGCGGTTTGCACTGAAACAAGAAGGTCACAGCAGAAGAGATATATTTGAAATCCTTACAAAACACGCTTTCCCCCAGTCACATAATTTG cctttttttgcatttgtaaatgaagaaaagtttgcTGAAAATGGTTGGATGGTTTATAATCCGATGCCTGAATACAGGAGACAA GGACTGCCCAATGAACAGTGGAGAGTAACTTTTATCAATGAACATTATGGACTATGTGATACATATCCATCACTTTTGGTAGTCCCATATAATGCCACAGATGATGATCTCAAGAAGGTTGCTGCCTTTAGGTCCCGAAATAGAATTCCA GTGCTGTCATGGATTCATCCAGAAAACCAAGCTGTTGTTATGCGCTCCAGTCAGCCTCTTGTTGGTATGAGtgggaaaagaaataaagatgACGAAAAGTATCTTGATATTATCAGGGATGCTAATGGACAGATCTCAAAACTGACTATCTATGATGCAAGACCCAGTGTAAATGCAGTAGCTAACAAG gccACTGGGGGAGGATATGAAGGGGATGATGCATATCCCAATGCAGAACTCTTCTTCCTAGATATTCATAATATTCATGTCATGAGGGAATCTTTAAAGAAGTTGAAGGACATTGTTTATCCTAATGTAGAAGAATCTCACTGGCTATCTAGTTTGGAGTCAACTCACTGGTTAGAACATATCAAG CTTGTCTTGACAGGAGCTATTCAAGTGGCAGACAAGGTGTCTTCAGGGAAGAGCTCAGTGTTGGTACACTGTAGTGATGGTTGGGACCGAACAGCACAATTAACTTCTCTAGCCATGTTGATGTTAGACAGCTACTACAGAACAATTGTGGGTTTTGAAGTTCTGGTACAAAAGGAGTGGATAAGCTTTGGACACAAATTTGCATCG AGAATAGGCCATGGTGATAAAAACCATGCTGATGCTGATAGATCACCtatctttctccagtttgttgaTTGTGTGTGGCAAATGTCTAAGCAG TTTCCAACAGCATTTGAATTCAATGAACAATTCTTGATTACAATTCTGGACCATTTGTATAGCTGCCGATTTGGTACTTTCTTGTACAACTGTGAATCTGTTAGAGAAAAAGAG AAAGTGACTGAGAGAACATTGTCATTGTGGTCACTGATAAATAGTGAAAAAGCAAAGTACACCAATCCTTTTTATAATAAAGAACTGAATCGAGCACTCTATCCAGTAGCCAGTATGCGTCACTTGGAACTTTGGGTCAATTATTACATTAGATGGAATCCAAGGATTCGGCAGCAA cagcCAAATCCCGTGGAGCAGCGTTACATGGAGCTCCTAGCATTGCGTGATGACTACATGAGAAGACTTGAAGAACTACAGATCACAAATAATTCTAAGATTTCCAATTCATCAACCTCATCCGCATCTCCCTCACAAATGATGTCCCATGTGCAAACtcatttttga